A genomic stretch from Candidatus Tanganyikabacteria bacterium includes:
- a CDS encoding 4Fe-4S dicluster domain-containing protein, with product MAYVIHKNVCEGVADCVPVCPVDCIHPGEGSNAKGTHYYWIDEPVCISCGACLAACPIDGAIDPD from the coding sequence ATGGCCTACGTGATCCACAAGAACGTCTGCGAGGGCGTCGCCGACTGCGTCCCTGTCTGCCCGGTCGACTGCATCCACCCAGGCGAGGGCTCGAACGCGAAGGGCACGCACTACTACTGGATCGACGAGCCGGTCTGCATCTCGTGCGGGGCATGCCTGGCGGCATGCCCCATCGACGGCGCCATCGACCCGGATTAG